CAACCCGCCGCTGACAGGGCTTAACGCCAGCACGACGGGCACGACATCGGTATCCGGCGGCGGTATCAGCGCCGGCCAGCCGACGACGCAGTAACGGGGAGGGGCATGAGCGATATCACGACATCACTGCTGCCCGCGTCCCGCGTCGATTTCTTCGCGCTGGACGACGGCACAACCGCGACCGCGCGGCAGCTAGCCGCCGACTGGCGTTTCGCACGCGTCGGCGTGCAGGTGACTCAAGGCGGCATCGAGGCTGCGATCGCGGCATATTCGCAAACCGCGTCGCCGGAAGTCATCATCGTCGAAACCAACGACATATCGGAAAACTTCATCGCGCTTTTGGGCCAGCTGGCCGGCACCTGTGCGGAGGGCACGGATGCCGTCATTATCGGCCCGATGAACGACGTTCATCTTTACCGCAGCCTTGTCGGTATGGGCGTGCGCGACTATCTTGTGCGCCCCGTCACCGAAACCGACCTGCTCAACGTGATCGCCAAGGCGCTGGTCGATAAACGCGGCCTGGCCGGCGCGCGGCTTGTCAGCGTCGTCGGCGCGAAAGGCGGCGTGGGCACCACAACGGTGTCGCAACTGCTGGCCTATAGCATCGCCGAGACATTGAAGCAAAAAACCATGCTGATGGACTGCGCCGGCAGCGTCGGGTCGCTGGGCATCGCCTATGGCATCGAACCGATGGCATCTCGCGCCGAAGTCGTGCGCATCGGCGCATCCGGAACCGAAGATGACGTGAAGCGCATCATCCAGTCCGTGTCGGAACACCTCTCGCTGATCGTTTGCGGCGGCGAACCGCTGTTGACCGATGCGCCGGATGCCGACGGGTTTGAAACGCTCGTCAACCGCATCATGCAGAAATACCCTGTCGTTGTGATGGATCTTTCCGGTGCGACGCCTTCGACCCAGAAGCGCATGTTGTCGCGCTCTGCGCATATCGTGACGGTGACGACGCCGATGCTGCCGTCCCTGCGCAACTGCCGCACTATGTTGAACGAGATACGGCACTTGCGCGGCGGGCAGAACGAAACCGATATTATCATCAACATGCACGGCGCAAGTTCGGAAGAAGTCGCGGCGAAAGACATCAAAATGGCGCTGGAGCGCGATCCCGCCGCCGTGATCCCCTATGCGCCCAAGATTTTCGTGGCGGGCGAAACCATGGGCAAGCCCGTGGGCGCGAACAAGGCCGCAGCCGATATCATGAAATCGCTGTCCGGCATCGCGTCGCGCGCCAGCGGCGCGGCGGTCACGGAAACGAAAGCCGATAAAAAAGACGGCGCAGGGTCGTTGGGTTTCCTCAAGGGCCTTGGCGGCAAAAAGAAATAAGCGGGGAGGGCATCGTTCATGTTCGGCAAGCGTACAGACGGGGCCGCGCCGCCACCACCACCGGCCACAGCACCTGCGCCCGTAGCAGCGCCCGCTCCGGCGCCTGCCGCTGCTGCGCCCGCAACTCCGCCCGCACCTGCACCTGCCGCCAAGCCGCCGGAAGCGCCGAAACCTGCCGCCGTAAAACCTGCTGGCGGACATGGCGGCGGCCACGGTAACGCCAAGGAAGCGGCATCTACCGTCGCTGAAAAAGCCGCCGCCAACCCGCGCATGGACCGCGCGCGCAAGCGCATCTGGGCGGATTTGCGCGACGGTATCGACCTGAAATCGCTGTCCCGCATGGATGCGGAAGCGGCGCGCAACGAAATCACCTCCGCCGTGCAGGAAATCGGGCAGTTCCGCGGCCTTGATGTCACGCCCGCCGAATTGCAGCAGATCGCCAAAGAAGCGGCCGACGACATGCTCGGCTTCGGTCCGCTCGAAGAATTGCTGGCGATGGACGGCATCGCCGATATCATGATCAACGGCCCGAAAACGATTTACATCGAATTGAAGGGCAAGATCCAGATCGCGCCCATCGAATTCCGCGACAACCAGCACCTGCTGACCATTTGTCAGCGCATCGTCGGCGTGATCGGCCGCCGAGTCGATGAAAGCTCGCCCATCTGCGACGCGCGCCTGCCGGACGGATCGCGCGTGAACGTCATCATTCCGCCGCTCGCGATCGACGGCTGCTGCATGACCATCCGTAAATTCACCAAGGAAAAACTGACGCTCGAAAAATTGCTGGAATTCAAAGCAATGACGCCTGCCTGCATGGAGATGATTAAAATCATCGGCGCCTGCCGCGCGAACACGCTGGTTTCCGGCGGTACGGGTTCTGGCAAGACGACGATGCTGAACTGCCTGACCCGCTACATGGAAGCGGGGGAGCGCGTGATCACCTGCGAAGACGCGGCCGAGTTGCAATTGCAGCAGCCGCACGTCGTGCGCCTTGAAACCCGTCCGCCTAACCTTGAAGGCGTCGGCGAAGTGAAGATGCGCGACCTGATTAAAAACTGCCTGCGTATGCGCCCTGACCGCATCATCGTCGGCGAGGTGCGCGGGCCGGAAGCCTTCGACTTGCTGCAGGCGATGAACACCGGCCACGACGGGTCGATGGGCACGGTCCACGCCAACAACCCGCGCGAAGCCCTGACGCGTATGGAGAACATGATTGCGATGGGGGGGCTCAACCTGCCCTCTGCCGCCGTGCGCGAACAGATCGCGTCTGCCGTCAACGTCATCATCCAGGTGCAGCGTCTGCGCGACGGTTCGCGCAAAGTGACGCACATCACCGAGATTACGGGCATGGAGGGCGAAGTCGTCACCATGCAGGATCTGTTCCGTTTTGAATACGAGGGCGAAGACGAATTCGGCCGCATCATCGGCAAACAGAAATCATCCGGCCTGCGCCCGATTCTGTTCGAGCGTGCGCGCATGTACAACCTCGAGAAAAAACTGCTCGACGTGATGTCGGAGGCATATCAGTAACATGACCTGGCTGCCTGCACTTATTGCGATGGTCGTGGTGCTGCTGATCGGCGGCGCTGTCTCCGTGAACATTTCGCGCAAGCAGCAGGCGCGCAACCGCACGCTGGCGATCATCACCCGCGACAAGCAAGCCTCCGGCGAAAAGGGCGAGTCCAAGGACAAGCAGCTGGCCAAGCAGCGCGACGCGCTGGAAAAGCGCCTGAAGGAAGCGAGCAAGCAGGAAGCCTCGCAAAAGCAGGACAAGGTCAGCATCAAGGAAAAGATGCAGCAGGCGGGGATCGAGGCGCCGGTGTCGCGTTTCTGGATGGGCTCGGCCGGTTTCGCCGTTTTCACCCTTATCCTCACGAAATTCGCGCTGCAGCTGGGCGGCCTGTCGGTCGTACTGCTGACTTTCACCGCGTTTTTCGGCGTGCCGCGCCTGTTCCTGAACATAAAGGCAAAGCGCCGCCAGAAAAAATTCCTGGAGGAATTGCCCGATGCGCTGGATGCCTGCGTGCGCCTTTTGCAGGCCGGCATGCCCATGACCGAGGCGATTTCGATGGTCAGCCGCGAATATACCGGCCCCCTGCGCGATGAAATGCAGCGCATCTACGACAACCAGAAAATCGGCATTCCGCTGGGGCAGGCGGCGTATGAGACCGCGAAACGCATCCCCCTTACCGAGGTGCATATGTTCGCGACGGCATTGCAGATCCAGTCGGAAACAGGGTCGTCGCTGTCGGAGGTCCTGACAAACCTGTCGGGCGTCATTCGCGCGCGGTTCAGGCTGAAGCGCAAGATCCAGGCGCTGTCGCAGGAAGCGAAATCCTCCGCCGCCATCATCGGCGCGCTGCCGATCCTGGTCACCTTCGGCCTGTGGTGCGTGAACCCGAAATACATGGAGCCCCTGCTGTTTACGGCCAAGGGGCATGTTTACCTCTGGGGCTGCGGCATCTGGATGTCGCTGGGCATCCTTGTCATGCGCCAGATGATCAACTTCAAGATTTAAGGGGAGGCCATAATGGATTTCCTGACAACGATGGATTCCAACGCCTGGATCGTCATTCTCTCCGCGCTTGCCGCGGCGGCGTCGTTTGCGGCCTTCGCGATACCGCTCTTGCAGCGCAAGGAAAAGCAGGAGCGCTACAAGGAAGTCATCGAAAAAAAACGCCGCGCCCTGTTTGAACAGGCGCGCGAAGCGGTCAACGCGCCCAAGATCAAGAAAGAGGAGCAGATTTCCGCCGCGAAATCGATTGCGATGCGCTACAAGATCCAGCGCCTTGCGGGCGATGCCAGCGCGAAGGCGCGCACCCTGTGCCAGCGCGCGGGCATCCGCAACCCGATGGCGCCCATTTATTATCTGGTCGCGCGCATGGTGCTGCCGCTGGTCTTGCTGCTGCTGGCGATCCTGTTCCTGACACACATGAAAAAGCCGCCGAGCGAAATGACCAAGCTGTTTTCGCTGCTGGGCGCGGCCGCGGCCGGGTTTTTCCTGCCGCATATCCTGCTCAAGAACAACGCCGACAAGCGCCAGCAGGAAATCTCGCTCGCCTTCCCCGACAGCCTCGACATGATGCTGATCTGCGTGCAGGGCGGTATCGGCATCGAGGCCGCGATCAACCGCATCGCCGGCACGGTCGCCGGGCATTCGGTGGCGCTGGCCGAAGAACTGGGTATCCTCTGCGCCGAGCTTGGCATGCTGAACGACCGCAAGGGCGCGTTCATGGGATTTTCCGCACGCGTCGGGTCGGGGCCTGCGCGCTCCTTTGCGACAGCCATGCTGCAGGCGGAGCAATACGGAACGTCGATTTCAAAGGCGCTGAGGGTATTGGCCGAGGAAACGCGGTCGATCCGCATGGCGCTGGCCGAGCAAAAGGCCGCGTCGCTGCCGCCGAAGCTGACAGTGCCGATGATCCTGTTCTTCATGCCGGCTTTGTTCGTTTGCATCCTGTCGCCCGCTTTCCTGTCTATCCCGGATTAAGGGGTTGTCCTGATGCGCGCCACCGTCGTTTTTATTCTGTGCCTGCTGCTGTCCGCGCCCGCCTTCGCGGCGGAACGGTTTAAATTCGACAATATCGAGACGCTGGACGCGATGCAGGCATATATCCGCCGGAATTTCCCGCCCGGCAGCGCGCGCGAAGACCTGCACAAGGCCTTTGTGCTGCAGGGGCGCGGTTCGCTGCGCCACCATCCGTCGCAGAAGAACGTGGAAAAATATCTCTACGACATCAACCTGTGCAAATACTATGTCTGGCGGTGGAACATTTCGGCCGATTTCGACCCGGACGGCAAGCTGATACAGGCCTATGTGAACGGGCTGCCCGTCTTTCCCAACGCGCCCGTCAAAAAACCGTCGGATTTCAGTTCATCTTCGGGCGGCAAGACGCGGCTGTCGCGCATGTCGCGCGACTGGCCGCAGGCGACCAAGGGCGCGAAGCAGGTTTATTACATGCTGCTCGATATGGATGGCAGCGACGCAACGCTGGAGGACCAGTCGCTTGTCGGCATGGGGCCGTCGCGCGCGGATCCCGCCAATTTCGGCCAGCTGGTGAAATACAGCGAGATCGACCCGTGGCGTTCGATCTTCGACGATGATCTTGCCGACGACATCTATGATTACAAAGGCGACTGCCGCAAGGCGGATGCGCAATACCTCAGCAAGACGATCATGGAACCTCAGCACGGCGTGCTGAAATAAAAATTGTACGGCGTGCTGAAATAAAAATTTCACGGCGCGCCGAAGTAACCAACAGCCAAAACAGTGACGTTAAATCTTGGCGGGCGGGCAGGGCGCGCAGGCATCCTGTTTTTTCAGCTTGGGCGTCACCGGCTTGCGGGCGGGGCCCGTGGGGGCTGCAGGTACGATGTTGTCGCGCAGGTCTGAAACGATCTGGATGTTGCGGGCCACTTCCTGCTTGTCGGGCGCGATCACCAGCGCCTTGCGCAGCGTCATCAGCGACTGGTCGAACAGACCCTGGCTCGCCAGTGACAGGGCAAGGTTGTTCATGACCGATGCGGGATTGCCTTTCCATCCGGCCAGCGCCTGATGGAACATGTCTTCTGCTTCCTTGTGCTGGCCTTTGGCGTCCAGTACGACGCCCATCATGTTATAGGCCTCGGTATGCAGGGCGGATGCCTTGGGGTTGTCCAGCACGGCGGACAGCGCCTTTTCGCCGCCGTCGAAATCGCCCAGCGCGATATCGGCGGCCGCCAGTTCAACCAGCATCGCGGGCAGTGCGCCTTTTTTGGGCGTGCCCATCATATCGACTGCATTGCGCGACAGGATCACGGCCGCCGCCTTGGGGTTGCCGTTGCGGCGCAGCAGCTGCGCATAGCGCAGGGTAATGTTGTCGTTTTTCGGTTTTTCCTCGTGCGCGACCCTGTAAAGCTCCAGCGCGTCTTTGGTGTTGCCGGCGGTCAGCGCGTCTTCGGCGGTGCGCAGGTCGCGCGCCTCGGTTTCGTCCTTCATGCCCTGCAGGCTGTTGACGGGCGCCTGGATGCTGCCGTCGGTTTTGCAGGCGGGCAGCGCCAGCAGGCAGGCCAGCGCAAGGATGTGGATTTTTCTGGATGC
This sequence is a window from Alphaproteobacteria bacterium. Protein-coding genes within it:
- a CDS encoding type II secretion system F family protein; the protein is MDSNAWIVILSALAAAASFAAFAIPLLQRKEKQERYKEVIEKKRRALFEQAREAVNAPKIKKEEQISAAKSIAMRYKIQRLAGDASAKARTLCQRAGIRNPMAPIYYLVARMVLPLVLLLLAILFLTHMKKPPSEMTKLFSLLGAAAAGFFLPHILLKNNADKRQQEISLAFPDSLDMMLICVQGGIGIEAAINRIAGTVAGHSVALAEELGILCAELGMLNDRKGAFMGFSARVGSGPARSFATAMLQAEQYGTSISKALRVLAEETRSIRMALAEQKAASLPPKLTVPMILFFMPALFVCILSPAFLSIPD
- a CDS encoding AAA family ATPase, with the translated sequence MSDITTSLLPASRVDFFALDDGTTATARQLAADWRFARVGVQVTQGGIEAAIAAYSQTASPEVIIVETNDISENFIALLGQLAGTCAEGTDAVIIGPMNDVHLYRSLVGMGVRDYLVRPVTETDLLNVIAKALVDKRGLAGARLVSVVGAKGGVGTTTVSQLLAYSIAETLKQKTMLMDCAGSVGSLGIAYGIEPMASRAEVVRIGASGTEDDVKRIIQSVSEHLSLIVCGGEPLLTDAPDADGFETLVNRIMQKYPVVVMDLSGATPSTQKRMLSRSAHIVTVTTPMLPSLRNCRTMLNEIRHLRGGQNETDIIINMHGASSEEVAAKDIKMALERDPAAVIPYAPKIFVAGETMGKPVGANKAAADIMKSLSGIASRASGAAVTETKADKKDGAGSLGFLKGLGGKKK
- a CDS encoding CpaF family protein; the protein is MFGKRTDGAAPPPPPATAPAPVAAPAPAPAAAAPATPPAPAPAAKPPEAPKPAAVKPAGGHGGGHGNAKEAASTVAEKAAANPRMDRARKRIWADLRDGIDLKSLSRMDAEAARNEITSAVQEIGQFRGLDVTPAELQQIAKEAADDMLGFGPLEELLAMDGIADIMINGPKTIYIELKGKIQIAPIEFRDNQHLLTICQRIVGVIGRRVDESSPICDARLPDGSRVNVIIPPLAIDGCCMTIRKFTKEKLTLEKLLEFKAMTPACMEMIKIIGACRANTLVSGGTGSGKTTMLNCLTRYMEAGERVITCEDAAELQLQQPHVVRLETRPPNLEGVGEVKMRDLIKNCLRMRPDRIIVGEVRGPEAFDLLQAMNTGHDGSMGTVHANNPREALTRMENMIAMGGLNLPSAAVREQIASAVNVIIQVQRLRDGSRKVTHITEITGMEGEVVTMQDLFRFEYEGEDEFGRIIGKQKSSGLRPILFERARMYNLEKKLLDVMSEAYQ
- a CDS encoding type II secretion system F family protein, whose amino-acid sequence is MTWLPALIAMVVVLLIGGAVSVNISRKQQARNRTLAIITRDKQASGEKGESKDKQLAKQRDALEKRLKEASKQEASQKQDKVSIKEKMQQAGIEAPVSRFWMGSAGFAVFTLILTKFALQLGGLSVVLLTFTAFFGVPRLFLNIKAKRRQKKFLEELPDALDACVRLLQAGMPMTEAISMVSREYTGPLRDEMQRIYDNQKIGIPLGQAAYETAKRIPLTEVHMFATALQIQSETGSSLSEVLTNLSGVIRARFRLKRKIQALSQEAKSSAAIIGALPILVTFGLWCVNPKYMEPLLFTAKGHVYLWGCGIWMSLGILVMRQMINFKI
- a CDS encoding tetratricopeptide repeat protein — protein: MKNTASRKIHILALACLLALPACKTDGSIQAPVNSLQGMKDETEARDLRTAEDALTAGNTKDALELYRVAHEEKPKNDNITLRYAQLLRRNGNPKAAAVILSRNAVDMMGTPKKGALPAMLVELAAADIALGDFDGGEKALSAVLDNPKASALHTEAYNMMGVVLDAKGQHKEAEDMFHQALAGWKGNPASVMNNLALSLASQGLFDQSLMTLRKALVIAPDKQEVARNIQIVSDLRDNIVPAAPTGPARKPVTPKLKKQDACAPCPPAKI